One window from the genome of Choloepus didactylus isolate mChoDid1 chromosome 2, mChoDid1.pri, whole genome shotgun sequence encodes:
- the SLC5A9 gene encoding sodium/glucose cotransporter 4 isoform X4, which produces MSWWPIGASLMSSNVGSGLFIGLAGTGAAGGLAVGGFEWNATWLLLALGWIFVPVYIAAGVVTMPQYLKKRFGGQRIQVYMSVLSLILYIFTKISTDIFSGALFIQMALGWNLYLSTVLLLVVTAVYTIAGGLTAVIYTDALQTVIMVGGALVLMFLGFQEVGWYPGLEQWYKQAVPNATVPNTTCHLPRPDAFHMLRDPVSGDIPWPGLIFGLSVLATWCWCTDQVIVQRSLSAKSLSHAKGGSVLGGYLKMLPMFFIVMPGMISRALYPDEVGCVDPDVCQRICGTRVGCSNIAYPKLVMSLMPIGLRGLMIAVIMAALMSSLTSIFNSSSTLFAIDVWQHFRRKATEQELMVVGRVFVVLLVVISILWIPIIQSSNSGKLFDYIQSITSYLAPPITALFLLAIFCKRVTEPGAFWGLMFGLGVGLLRMILEFSYPAPACGEVDKRLAMLKDFHYLYFALLLCGLTAIVIITVSLFTNPIPEEKLARLTWWTRNCPHSELEKEASESSPEISERSCGECSIGSGASENPSQGQELPGAPHRSWGKLLWNWFCGLSGVPEQALSQVEKDALEQKLTSIDEKPLWRNVCNINAVLLLAINIFLWGYFA; this is translated from the exons ATGAGCTGGTGGCCA ATTGGAGCATCTCTGATGTCCAGCAATGTGGGCAGTGGTTTGTTCATCGGCCTGGCTGGGACAGGGGCTGCCGGAGGTCTTGCTGTGGGTGGCTTTGAGTGGAAC GCAACCTGGCTGCTCCTGGCCCTTGGCTGGATCTTTGTCCCCGTGTACATTGCAGCTGGTGTGGTCACAATGCCACAGTACCTGAAGAAACGATTTGGGGGCCAGAGGATCCAGGTGTACATGTCTGTCCTGTCTCTCATCCTCTACATCTTCACTAAGATATCG ACTGACATCTTTTCCGGAGCCCTCTTTATCCAGATGGCCTTGGGCTGGAACCTTTATCTCTCCACGGTGCTCCTGTTGGTGGTGACAGCAGTCTACACCATTGCAG GGGGCCTCACGGCCGTGATCTACACAGATGCTCTGCAGACAGTGATCATGGTCGGGGGAGCCCTGGTCCTCATGTTTCTGG GCTTTCAGGAGGTGGGCTGGTACCCAGGTCTGGAGCAGTGGTACAAGCAGGCCGTCCCTAATGCCACAGTTCCCAACACCACCTGTCACCTCCCACGGCCTGATGCCTTCCACATGCTCCGGGACCCAGTGAGCGGGGACATCCCTTGGCCAGGCCTCATTTTCGGGCTCTCGGTGCTGGCCACCTGGTGCTGGTGCACAGACCAG GTCATCGTGCAGAGGTCTCTCTCCGCCAAGAGTCTGTCCCATGCCAAGGGAGGCTCCGTGCTGGGGGGCTATCTGAAGATGCTCCCTATGTTCTTTATCGTCATGCCTGGCATGATCAGCCGGGCCTTGTACCCAG ATGAGGTAGGCTGCGTGGACCCTGATGTCTGCCAAAGAATCTGTGGGACCCGAGTGGGATGTTCCAACATTGCCTACCCCAAGCTGGTCATGAGTCTCATGCCCATTG GTCTGCGgggcctgatgattgctgtgatCATGGCTGCCCTCATGAGCTCGCTCACCTCCATCTTCAACAGCAGCAGCACCCTTTTTGCCATTGACGTCTGGCAGCACTTCCGCAGGAAGGCCACGGAGCAGGAGCTGATGGTGGTGGGCAG AGTGTTTGTGGTGCTCCTGGTTGTCATCAGCATCCTCTGGATCCCCATCATCCAAAGCTCCAACAGTGGGAAGCTCTTCGACTATATCCAGTCCATCACCAGCTACCTGGCACCACCCATCACTGCCCTCTTTCTGCTGGCCATCTTCTGCAAGAGGGTCACAGAGCCT GGAGCCTTCTGGGGCCTCATGTTTGGCCTGGGAGTGGGGCTTCTGCGCATGATCCTAGAGTTTTCGTACCCAGCTCCAGCCTGTGGGGAGGTGGACAAGAGGCTGGCCATGCTGAAGGACTTCCACTACCTCTACTTTGCCCTCCTCCTCTGCGGGCTCACTGCCATCGTCATCATCACTGTCAGCCTCTTTACAAACCCCATCCCTGAGGAAAAG CTTGCTCGCCTGACTTGGTGGACCCGGAACTGCCCCCACTCAGAGCTGGAGAAGGAGGCCTCCGAGAGCTCACCAGAGATATCAGAGAGGTCATGTGGGGAGTGCTCCATAGGAAGTGGAGCATCAGAGAACCCCAGCCAGGGCCAGGAGCTGCCTGGAG CCCCACACAGGTCCTGGGGGAAGCTGCTCTGGAATTGGTTCTGTGGGCTCTCTGGGGTCCCAGAGCAGGCCCTGAGCCAAGTGGAGAAGGATGCACTAGAGCAGAAGCTTACCAGCATCGATGAAAAGCCGCTCTGGAGAAACGTTTGCAACATCAATGCTGTCCTTTTGCTGGCCATTAACATCTTCCTCTGGGGCTATTTTGCATGA
- the SLC5A9 gene encoding sodium/glucose cotransporter 4 isoform X2, with translation MELATMGPGAFGDGDRAEATPHSAPSSGVSLHAYDIGVLVVYFVFVIAVGIWSSIRASRGTIGGYFLAGRSMSWWPATWLLLALGWIFVPVYIAAGVVTMPQYLKKRFGGQRIQVYMSVLSLILYIFTKISTDIFSGALFIQMALGWNLYLSTVLLLVVTAVYTIAGGLTAVIYTDALQTVIMVGGALVLMFLGFQEVGWYPGLEQWYKQAVPNATVPNTTCHLPRPDAFHMLRDPVSGDIPWPGLIFGLSVLATWCWCTDQVIVQRSLSAKSLSHAKGGSVLGGYLKMLPMFFIVMPGMISRALYPDEVGCVDPDVCQRICGTRVGCSNIAYPKLVMSLMPIGLRGLMIAVIMAALMSSLTSIFNSSSTLFAIDVWQHFRRKATEQELMVVGRVFVVLLVVISILWIPIIQSSNSGKLFDYIQSITSYLAPPITALFLLAIFCKRVTEPGAFWGLMFGLGVGLLRMILEFSYPAPACGEVDKRLAMLKDFHYLYFALLLCGLTAIVIITVSLFTNPIPEEKLARLTWWTRNCPHSELEKEASESSPEISERSCGECSIGSGASENPSQGQELPGAPHRSWGKLLWNWFCGLSGVPEQALSQVEKDALEQKLTSIDEKPLWRNVCNINAVLLLAINIFLWGYFA, from the exons ATGGAGCTGGCAACAATGGGGCCTGGAGCTTTCGGGGACGGGGACAGGGCTGAGGCCACTCCACACTCAGCACCAAGCTCCGGGGTCAGCCTGCACGCCTACGACATCGGGGTGCTGGTCGTCTACTTTGTCTTTGTCATCGCTGTGGGCATCTGG TCATCCATTCGTGCAAGCCGAGGGACCATTGGAGGCTATTTCCTGGCGGGGAGATCCATGAGCTGGTGGCCA GCAACCTGGCTGCTCCTGGCCCTTGGCTGGATCTTTGTCCCCGTGTACATTGCAGCTGGTGTGGTCACAATGCCACAGTACCTGAAGAAACGATTTGGGGGCCAGAGGATCCAGGTGTACATGTCTGTCCTGTCTCTCATCCTCTACATCTTCACTAAGATATCG ACTGACATCTTTTCCGGAGCCCTCTTTATCCAGATGGCCTTGGGCTGGAACCTTTATCTCTCCACGGTGCTCCTGTTGGTGGTGACAGCAGTCTACACCATTGCAG GGGGCCTCACGGCCGTGATCTACACAGATGCTCTGCAGACAGTGATCATGGTCGGGGGAGCCCTGGTCCTCATGTTTCTGG GCTTTCAGGAGGTGGGCTGGTACCCAGGTCTGGAGCAGTGGTACAAGCAGGCCGTCCCTAATGCCACAGTTCCCAACACCACCTGTCACCTCCCACGGCCTGATGCCTTCCACATGCTCCGGGACCCAGTGAGCGGGGACATCCCTTGGCCAGGCCTCATTTTCGGGCTCTCGGTGCTGGCCACCTGGTGCTGGTGCACAGACCAG GTCATCGTGCAGAGGTCTCTCTCCGCCAAGAGTCTGTCCCATGCCAAGGGAGGCTCCGTGCTGGGGGGCTATCTGAAGATGCTCCCTATGTTCTTTATCGTCATGCCTGGCATGATCAGCCGGGCCTTGTACCCAG ATGAGGTAGGCTGCGTGGACCCTGATGTCTGCCAAAGAATCTGTGGGACCCGAGTGGGATGTTCCAACATTGCCTACCCCAAGCTGGTCATGAGTCTCATGCCCATTG GTCTGCGgggcctgatgattgctgtgatCATGGCTGCCCTCATGAGCTCGCTCACCTCCATCTTCAACAGCAGCAGCACCCTTTTTGCCATTGACGTCTGGCAGCACTTCCGCAGGAAGGCCACGGAGCAGGAGCTGATGGTGGTGGGCAG AGTGTTTGTGGTGCTCCTGGTTGTCATCAGCATCCTCTGGATCCCCATCATCCAAAGCTCCAACAGTGGGAAGCTCTTCGACTATATCCAGTCCATCACCAGCTACCTGGCACCACCCATCACTGCCCTCTTTCTGCTGGCCATCTTCTGCAAGAGGGTCACAGAGCCT GGAGCCTTCTGGGGCCTCATGTTTGGCCTGGGAGTGGGGCTTCTGCGCATGATCCTAGAGTTTTCGTACCCAGCTCCAGCCTGTGGGGAGGTGGACAAGAGGCTGGCCATGCTGAAGGACTTCCACTACCTCTACTTTGCCCTCCTCCTCTGCGGGCTCACTGCCATCGTCATCATCACTGTCAGCCTCTTTACAAACCCCATCCCTGAGGAAAAG CTTGCTCGCCTGACTTGGTGGACCCGGAACTGCCCCCACTCAGAGCTGGAGAAGGAGGCCTCCGAGAGCTCACCAGAGATATCAGAGAGGTCATGTGGGGAGTGCTCCATAGGAAGTGGAGCATCAGAGAACCCCAGCCAGGGCCAGGAGCTGCCTGGAG CCCCACACAGGTCCTGGGGGAAGCTGCTCTGGAATTGGTTCTGTGGGCTCTCTGGGGTCCCAGAGCAGGCCCTGAGCCAAGTGGAGAAGGATGCACTAGAGCAGAAGCTTACCAGCATCGATGAAAAGCCGCTCTGGAGAAACGTTTGCAACATCAATGCTGTCCTTTTGCTGGCCATTAACATCTTCCTCTGGGGCTATTTTGCATGA
- the SLC5A9 gene encoding sodium/glucose cotransporter 4 isoform X1, whose protein sequence is MELATMGPGAFGDGDRAEATPHSAPSSGVSLHAYDIGVLVVYFVFVIAVGIWSSIRASRGTIGGYFLAGRSMSWWPIGASLMSSNVGSGLFIGLAGTGAAGGLAVGGFEWNATWLLLALGWIFVPVYIAAGVVTMPQYLKKRFGGQRIQVYMSVLSLILYIFTKISTDIFSGALFIQMALGWNLYLSTVLLLVVTAVYTIAGGLTAVIYTDALQTVIMVGGALVLMFLGFQEVGWYPGLEQWYKQAVPNATVPNTTCHLPRPDAFHMLRDPVSGDIPWPGLIFGLSVLATWCWCTDQVIVQRSLSAKSLSHAKGGSVLGGYLKMLPMFFIVMPGMISRALYPDEVGCVDPDVCQRICGTRVGCSNIAYPKLVMSLMPIGLRGLMIAVIMAALMSSLTSIFNSSSTLFAIDVWQHFRRKATEQELMVVGRVFVVLLVVISILWIPIIQSSNSGKLFDYIQSITSYLAPPITALFLLAIFCKRVTEPGAFWGLMFGLGVGLLRMILEFSYPAPACGEVDKRLAMLKDFHYLYFALLLCGLTAIVIITVSLFTNPIPEEKLARLTWWTRNCPHSELEKEASESSPEISERSCGECSIGSGASENPSQGQELPGAPHRSWGKLLWNWFCGLSGVPEQALSQVEKDALEQKLTSIDEKPLWRNVCNINAVLLLAINIFLWGYFA, encoded by the exons ATGGAGCTGGCAACAATGGGGCCTGGAGCTTTCGGGGACGGGGACAGGGCTGAGGCCACTCCACACTCAGCACCAAGCTCCGGGGTCAGCCTGCACGCCTACGACATCGGGGTGCTGGTCGTCTACTTTGTCTTTGTCATCGCTGTGGGCATCTGG TCATCCATTCGTGCAAGCCGAGGGACCATTGGAGGCTATTTCCTGGCGGGGAGATCCATGAGCTGGTGGCCA ATTGGAGCATCTCTGATGTCCAGCAATGTGGGCAGTGGTTTGTTCATCGGCCTGGCTGGGACAGGGGCTGCCGGAGGTCTTGCTGTGGGTGGCTTTGAGTGGAAC GCAACCTGGCTGCTCCTGGCCCTTGGCTGGATCTTTGTCCCCGTGTACATTGCAGCTGGTGTGGTCACAATGCCACAGTACCTGAAGAAACGATTTGGGGGCCAGAGGATCCAGGTGTACATGTCTGTCCTGTCTCTCATCCTCTACATCTTCACTAAGATATCG ACTGACATCTTTTCCGGAGCCCTCTTTATCCAGATGGCCTTGGGCTGGAACCTTTATCTCTCCACGGTGCTCCTGTTGGTGGTGACAGCAGTCTACACCATTGCAG GGGGCCTCACGGCCGTGATCTACACAGATGCTCTGCAGACAGTGATCATGGTCGGGGGAGCCCTGGTCCTCATGTTTCTGG GCTTTCAGGAGGTGGGCTGGTACCCAGGTCTGGAGCAGTGGTACAAGCAGGCCGTCCCTAATGCCACAGTTCCCAACACCACCTGTCACCTCCCACGGCCTGATGCCTTCCACATGCTCCGGGACCCAGTGAGCGGGGACATCCCTTGGCCAGGCCTCATTTTCGGGCTCTCGGTGCTGGCCACCTGGTGCTGGTGCACAGACCAG GTCATCGTGCAGAGGTCTCTCTCCGCCAAGAGTCTGTCCCATGCCAAGGGAGGCTCCGTGCTGGGGGGCTATCTGAAGATGCTCCCTATGTTCTTTATCGTCATGCCTGGCATGATCAGCCGGGCCTTGTACCCAG ATGAGGTAGGCTGCGTGGACCCTGATGTCTGCCAAAGAATCTGTGGGACCCGAGTGGGATGTTCCAACATTGCCTACCCCAAGCTGGTCATGAGTCTCATGCCCATTG GTCTGCGgggcctgatgattgctgtgatCATGGCTGCCCTCATGAGCTCGCTCACCTCCATCTTCAACAGCAGCAGCACCCTTTTTGCCATTGACGTCTGGCAGCACTTCCGCAGGAAGGCCACGGAGCAGGAGCTGATGGTGGTGGGCAG AGTGTTTGTGGTGCTCCTGGTTGTCATCAGCATCCTCTGGATCCCCATCATCCAAAGCTCCAACAGTGGGAAGCTCTTCGACTATATCCAGTCCATCACCAGCTACCTGGCACCACCCATCACTGCCCTCTTTCTGCTGGCCATCTTCTGCAAGAGGGTCACAGAGCCT GGAGCCTTCTGGGGCCTCATGTTTGGCCTGGGAGTGGGGCTTCTGCGCATGATCCTAGAGTTTTCGTACCCAGCTCCAGCCTGTGGGGAGGTGGACAAGAGGCTGGCCATGCTGAAGGACTTCCACTACCTCTACTTTGCCCTCCTCCTCTGCGGGCTCACTGCCATCGTCATCATCACTGTCAGCCTCTTTACAAACCCCATCCCTGAGGAAAAG CTTGCTCGCCTGACTTGGTGGACCCGGAACTGCCCCCACTCAGAGCTGGAGAAGGAGGCCTCCGAGAGCTCACCAGAGATATCAGAGAGGTCATGTGGGGAGTGCTCCATAGGAAGTGGAGCATCAGAGAACCCCAGCCAGGGCCAGGAGCTGCCTGGAG CCCCACACAGGTCCTGGGGGAAGCTGCTCTGGAATTGGTTCTGTGGGCTCTCTGGGGTCCCAGAGCAGGCCCTGAGCCAAGTGGAGAAGGATGCACTAGAGCAGAAGCTTACCAGCATCGATGAAAAGCCGCTCTGGAGAAACGTTTGCAACATCAATGCTGTCCTTTTGCTGGCCATTAACATCTTCCTCTGGGGCTATTTTGCATGA
- the SLC5A9 gene encoding sodium/glucose cotransporter 4 isoform X3, producing MSWWPATWLLLALGWIFVPVYIAAGVVTMPQYLKKRFGGQRIQVYMSVLSLILYIFTKISTDIFSGALFIQMALGWNLYLSTVLLLVVTAVYTIAGGLTAVIYTDALQTVIMVGGALVLMFLGFQEVGWYPGLEQWYKQAVPNATVPNTTCHLPRPDAFHMLRDPVSGDIPWPGLIFGLSVLATWCWCTDQVIVQRSLSAKSLSHAKGGSVLGGYLKMLPMFFIVMPGMISRALYPDEVGCVDPDVCQRICGTRVGCSNIAYPKLVMSLMPIGLRGLMIAVIMAALMSSLTSIFNSSSTLFAIDVWQHFRRKATEQELMVVGRVFVVLLVVISILWIPIIQSSNSGKLFDYIQSITSYLAPPITALFLLAIFCKRVTEPGAFWGLMFGLGVGLLRMILEFSYPAPACGEVDKRLAMLKDFHYLYFALLLCGLTAIVIITVSLFTNPIPEEKLARLTWWTRNCPHSELEKEASESSPEISERSCGECSIGSGASENPSQGQELPGAPHRSWGKLLWNWFCGLSGVPEQALSQVEKDALEQKLTSIDEKPLWRNVCNINAVLLLAINIFLWGYFA from the exons ATGAGCTGGTGGCCA GCAACCTGGCTGCTCCTGGCCCTTGGCTGGATCTTTGTCCCCGTGTACATTGCAGCTGGTGTGGTCACAATGCCACAGTACCTGAAGAAACGATTTGGGGGCCAGAGGATCCAGGTGTACATGTCTGTCCTGTCTCTCATCCTCTACATCTTCACTAAGATATCG ACTGACATCTTTTCCGGAGCCCTCTTTATCCAGATGGCCTTGGGCTGGAACCTTTATCTCTCCACGGTGCTCCTGTTGGTGGTGACAGCAGTCTACACCATTGCAG GGGGCCTCACGGCCGTGATCTACACAGATGCTCTGCAGACAGTGATCATGGTCGGGGGAGCCCTGGTCCTCATGTTTCTGG GCTTTCAGGAGGTGGGCTGGTACCCAGGTCTGGAGCAGTGGTACAAGCAGGCCGTCCCTAATGCCACAGTTCCCAACACCACCTGTCACCTCCCACGGCCTGATGCCTTCCACATGCTCCGGGACCCAGTGAGCGGGGACATCCCTTGGCCAGGCCTCATTTTCGGGCTCTCGGTGCTGGCCACCTGGTGCTGGTGCACAGACCAG GTCATCGTGCAGAGGTCTCTCTCCGCCAAGAGTCTGTCCCATGCCAAGGGAGGCTCCGTGCTGGGGGGCTATCTGAAGATGCTCCCTATGTTCTTTATCGTCATGCCTGGCATGATCAGCCGGGCCTTGTACCCAG ATGAGGTAGGCTGCGTGGACCCTGATGTCTGCCAAAGAATCTGTGGGACCCGAGTGGGATGTTCCAACATTGCCTACCCCAAGCTGGTCATGAGTCTCATGCCCATTG GTCTGCGgggcctgatgattgctgtgatCATGGCTGCCCTCATGAGCTCGCTCACCTCCATCTTCAACAGCAGCAGCACCCTTTTTGCCATTGACGTCTGGCAGCACTTCCGCAGGAAGGCCACGGAGCAGGAGCTGATGGTGGTGGGCAG AGTGTTTGTGGTGCTCCTGGTTGTCATCAGCATCCTCTGGATCCCCATCATCCAAAGCTCCAACAGTGGGAAGCTCTTCGACTATATCCAGTCCATCACCAGCTACCTGGCACCACCCATCACTGCCCTCTTTCTGCTGGCCATCTTCTGCAAGAGGGTCACAGAGCCT GGAGCCTTCTGGGGCCTCATGTTTGGCCTGGGAGTGGGGCTTCTGCGCATGATCCTAGAGTTTTCGTACCCAGCTCCAGCCTGTGGGGAGGTGGACAAGAGGCTGGCCATGCTGAAGGACTTCCACTACCTCTACTTTGCCCTCCTCCTCTGCGGGCTCACTGCCATCGTCATCATCACTGTCAGCCTCTTTACAAACCCCATCCCTGAGGAAAAG CTTGCTCGCCTGACTTGGTGGACCCGGAACTGCCCCCACTCAGAGCTGGAGAAGGAGGCCTCCGAGAGCTCACCAGAGATATCAGAGAGGTCATGTGGGGAGTGCTCCATAGGAAGTGGAGCATCAGAGAACCCCAGCCAGGGCCAGGAGCTGCCTGGAG CCCCACACAGGTCCTGGGGGAAGCTGCTCTGGAATTGGTTCTGTGGGCTCTCTGGGGTCCCAGAGCAGGCCCTGAGCCAAGTGGAGAAGGATGCACTAGAGCAGAAGCTTACCAGCATCGATGAAAAGCCGCTCTGGAGAAACGTTTGCAACATCAATGCTGTCCTTTTGCTGGCCATTAACATCTTCCTCTGGGGCTATTTTGCATGA